A genomic region of Lusitaniella coriacea LEGE 07157 contains the following coding sequences:
- a CDS encoding type II toxin-antitoxin system RelE/ParE family toxin translates to MKRLVITRDASRDLSEISDYFLAESVEAGERFVEGFGRKCQYLEQFPYLGRSYTNLAPGLCGMPLMNYIIFYQITDDGIEILRVISGYRNLKDEFKTN, encoded by the coding sequence ATGAAGCGTTTGGTCATTACCCGCGATGCCAGTCGGGATTTATCGGAGATTTCTGATTATTTTTTGGCAGAAAGCGTCGAAGCAGGCGAGCGCTTTGTTGAGGGATTTGGGAGAAAATGTCAGTATCTCGAACAATTTCCTTATTTGGGTCGCTCCTATACGAATCTTGCCCCTGGTTTATGTGGAATGCCATTGATGAACTACATCATTTTTTATCAAATTACTGATGATGGTATTGAAATATTGCGAGTCATTAGTGGTTATCGAAACTTGAAGGATGAATTCAAGACAAATTGA
- a CDS encoding transposase, translated as MKYDPERHHRRSIRLKEYDYSQPGLYFVTLCTYRQQCWFGEIQQAQIHLNQIGKIVAGEWLRSAQIRPTLQLDEWIIMPNHLHGIVGIVATESDIVKQPKPHEFRRSPNSLSSFIAGFKGSVTRQINQIRENTAIPIWQRNYYESIIRDENALDKIRDYIRNNPHQWEKDPDNPQNLQQFQEELLELPF; from the coding sequence ATGAAATATGACCCCGAACGCCATCACCGTCGTTCTATTCGCCTCAAAGAATACGATTATTCTCAACCGGGACTCTATTTCGTGACCCTTTGTACCTATCGCCAACAATGTTGGTTTGGGGAAATCCAACAAGCGCAAATACACCTCAATCAAATTGGGAAAATTGTTGCTGGGGAATGGCTGCGTTCGGCGCAAATTCGACCGACATTGCAATTGGATGAATGGATTATTATGCCCAACCATCTGCACGGAATTGTTGGAATAGTTGCCACTGAATCGGATATAGTCAAGCAACCTAAACCTCATGAATTTCGCCGTTCTCCCAATTCTTTGTCTTCATTTATTGCTGGGTTTAAAGGTTCAGTAACCCGACAAATTAATCAAATCCGCGAAAATACAGCGATTCCAATTTGGCAGCGAAATTATTACGAATCAATCATTCGCGATGAGAATGCCCTCGATAAAATTCGAGATTACATTCGCAATAATCCCCATCAATGGGAGAAAGACCCCGATAATCCTCAAAATCTCCAACAATTTCAAGAGGAACTGTTGGAGTTACCTTTTTGA
- a CDS encoding DUF751 family protein, with the protein MQEFFENLLRYPRFLLGVTLGIFFAIFGWLKPLLKNPITAIALVGFLASGFLFIFFTLRAMLGVPTV; encoded by the coding sequence ATGCAAGAATTTTTTGAAAATCTCCTTCGCTATCCTCGTTTTCTCCTCGGCGTAACCCTAGGAATCTTTTTTGCCATCTTTGGATGGTTAAAACCCCTCCTAAAAAATCCCATAACCGCGATCGCGCTGGTTGGATTTCTCGCAAGCGGCTTTCTCTTTATATTTTTTACCCTCCGCGCCATGTTAGGGGTTCCAACCGTCTAG
- the rbfA gene encoding 30S ribosome-binding factor RbfA → MATSRRISKVSSLIKREVSQMLLNEIKDDRVGAGMASVTEVQVSGDLQHVKIFVSIYGTPEAKAETMEGLRSSATFVRRQLGQRIRLRRTPEVLFLEDTSLERGDRMVHLLNKIGQERKSDLEE, encoded by the coding sequence ATGGCTACCAGTCGTCGTATCTCAAAGGTTTCCTCGCTCATCAAACGCGAAGTCAGCCAAATGTTACTCAATGAAATCAAAGACGATCGAGTGGGTGCTGGAATGGCTAGCGTCACTGAAGTCCAGGTTTCAGGAGATCTACAGCACGTTAAAATTTTTGTCAGCATCTACGGGACTCCAGAAGCAAAAGCAGAAACAATGGAAGGCTTGAGATCCTCCGCAACTTTCGTTCGCCGCCAATTGGGTCAGCGCATTCGCCTGCGTCGCACCCCAGAAGTTCTTTTCCTGGAAGATACCTCCCTCGAACGGGGAGATCGGATGGTTCATCTGTTGAATAAGATCGGTCAGGAACGTAAAAGCGATCTTGAGGAATGA
- a CDS encoding ribbon-helix-helix domain-containing protein, with translation MQITLSQEQTQVLETLIKQGKYPSLEEAVNAALLLLVETADLPGSDNSSEYVAWLDATRQKINTAREQAERGEVLEAEVVLAQLRAKVQNAKEMTK, from the coding sequence ATGCAAATCACCCTCAGCCAAGAGCAAACCCAAGTTTTAGAAACATTGATCAAACAAGGGAAATACCCTTCCTTAGAAGAAGCGGTTAATGCTGCCTTGCTATTGCTCGTGGAAACTGCCGATCTTCCCGGTTCGGACAATAGCTCGGAATATGTCGCTTGGTTGGATGCCACTCGTCAAAAAATCAACACTGCACGAGAACAAGCAGAACGGGGTGAAGTGTTGGAAGCAGAGGTTGTTTTGGCTCAACTTAGAGCGAAAGTCCAAAACGCGAAAGAAATGACAAAATGA